A section of the Campylobacter lanienae NCTC 13004 genome encodes:
- a CDS encoding ABC transporter ATP-binding protein, with amino-acid sequence MILELDKISKNFGGVEAIKETSFGVKRGEIFGLIGPNGAGKTTMFNIITGAYKPSKGEIKFDGVILNSIKPNKIVNLGIARTFQNIRLFGSLSVVENVLIGLNQSTKYSFLEACFHLGRFAKAEKLAKERAMAILERLGIVRYANEFAKNLSYGTQRKVEIARALATNPKLLLLDEPAAGMNPSESDELANLIFDLRASDGLSILLIEHDMKFVNHLCDRVLVLDYGRVIFTGSPSEAINHKDVISAYLGDFIQ; translated from the coding sequence ATGATATTAGAGCTAGATAAAATTTCAAAAAATTTTGGCGGTGTTGAAGCTATTAAAGAGACGAGTTTTGGGGTTAAAAGAGGTGAAATTTTCGGTCTTATTGGGCCAAATGGAGCCGGTAAAACCACAATGTTTAATATCATCACCGGAGCATACAAACCAAGTAAAGGTGAGATTAAATTTGATGGGGTGATTTTAAATAGCATAAAACCAAATAAAATTGTAAATTTAGGTATCGCTAGAACTTTTCAAAATATACGCCTTTTTGGCTCTTTGAGCGTGGTCGAAAATGTCTTAATAGGGCTAAATCAATCAACAAAATATAGCTTTTTAGAAGCGTGTTTTCATTTAGGTAGATTTGCTAAAGCTGAAAAATTAGCCAAAGAGAGAGCTATGGCTATTTTGGAGCGATTGGGGATTGTTAGATATGCTAATGAATTTGCTAAGAATTTGAGTTATGGCACACAGCGTAAAGTCGAGATAGCAAGAGCCTTAGCTACTAATCCAAAGCTATTATTATTAGATGAGCCAGCAGCGGGGATGAATCCTAGCGAGAGTGATGAGTTGGCAAATTTGATTTTTGATCTTAGGGCTAGTGATGGGTTATCTATTTTATTAATCGAGCATGATATGAAATTTGTAAATCATCTGTGTGATAGGGTTTTGGTGCTTGATTATGGTAGGGTGATTTTTACAGGCTCCCCAAGTGAAGCTATAAATCACAAAGATGTTATCAGTGCGTATTTAGGGGATTTTATACAATGA
- a CDS encoding ABC transporter ATP-binding protein encodes MIEVKNLHVYYGVIEAVKGISFSVQTGQIVSLIGSNGAGKTSTLNALINSVKRSGEIKFLGYDTSRHKTHTIVKQGIALVPEGRRVFINLSVEENLKMGAFNNDENYEHLKDTMYELFPRLKQKRYQLAGTLSGGEAQMLAISRALMGEPKLLMLDEPSLGLAPKIVGEVFDIIERLKEEGITILLVEQNAFLALKASDYTYVLENGHIVMEGVSKDMTNNYEIKKKYLGG; translated from the coding sequence ATGATAGAAGTTAAGAATTTACATGTTTATTATGGGGTGATTGAGGCGGTAAAGGGGATTAGCTTTTCAGTCCAAACTGGTCAAATAGTAAGCCTTATAGGCTCAAATGGCGCAGGCAAAACTAGCACTCTAAATGCGCTTATAAATTCAGTCAAAAGAAGTGGCGAGATAAAATTTTTAGGCTATGATACTAGCAGACACAAGACTCACACAATCGTAAAGCAAGGTATAGCCTTAGTGCCAGAGGGCAGAAGAGTTTTTATAAATCTAAGTGTAGAAGAGAACCTTAAAATGGGTGCTTTTAACAATGATGAGAATTACGAACACCTAAAAGATACAATGTATGAGCTATTTCCTAGACTCAAACAAAAAAGATATCAATTAGCTGGGACTTTAAGTGGTGGCGAGGCTCAAATGCTAGCTATCTCTAGGGCTTTGATGGGCGAGCCAAAGCTTTTAATGCTAGATGAGCCTAGTCTTGGCTTGGCACCTAAGATTGTTGGTGAAGTTTTTGATATTATAGAGAGATTAAAAGAAGAGGGGATCACTATACTTTTAGTAGAGCAAAATGCCTTTTTGGCCTTAAAAGCCAGTGATTATACCTATGTTTTAGAAAATGGCCATATAGTTATGGAGGGCGTATCAAAAGATATGACTAATAATTATGAGATTAAGAAAAAATATCTAGGTGGATAG
- a CDS encoding outer membrane beta-barrel protein, which yields MANMVKFGAVVVAATAILSSSAAAQGGFVGVEGALLQSQVKLDDIYPSVLDDPKDTSIELGLKAGYDFDVFRVWGGYSYRTKGSEDYNMKDGADFINGEFNWQTHNILVGADYTPSLTDSFKLTLGAYTGISIVRGEFTGQAQFTTQDSYGTYEFTLSDNSITGVGSIWGAKLGGIYEVVENNEIEFGIKGDYKITDIEDYDNILNYGVYVGYNYKF from the coding sequence TTGGCAAATATGGTTAAATTTGGTGCTGTAGTTGTAGCAGCTACAGCTATTTTAAGTAGCAGTGCAGCAGCGCAAGGCGGATTTGTAGGGGTTGAAGGTGCATTATTGCAAAGTCAAGTCAAACTAGATGATATATACCCATCAGTACTTGACGATCCAAAAGATACTTCGATTGAACTTGGATTAAAAGCAGGTTATGACTTTGATGTTTTTAGAGTTTGGGGTGGCTACTCATATAGAACTAAAGGCAGCGAAGATTATAATATGAAAGATGGCGCAGATTTTATAAATGGTGAATTTAACTGGCAAACTCACAATATTTTAGTAGGAGCTGATTATACTCCATCATTAACAGATAGCTTCAAACTAACACTTGGTGCTTATACCGGTATTTCTATCGTTAGAGGAGAATTTACTGGTCAAGCTCAATTTACTACTCAAGATAGTTATGGTACTTACGAATTTACACTCAGCGATAATTCAATAACTGGTGTAGGCAGTATATGGGGTGCAAAACTTGGTGGTATCTATGAAGTTGTTGAAAATAATGAGATTGAATTTGGTATAAAAGGCGACTACAAAATAACTGATATAGAAGATTATGATAACATACTTAACTATGGTGTATATGTAGGTTATAATTACAAATTTTAA
- a CDS encoding apolipoprotein N-acyltransferase: MKLALNFLPCESFKKKLVAYFTLKFIIKGFMISILLSLFIFLDLLNLKYIANLGLLSAIIGLYILLKSDRKIWFWSGFFIGLFWFYWISFSLIYYNFGYLIPIEILGICLIYGSIFLAVSWLESIYIKSIFLLFASYVAPFGFDWLNFELIFVDTLFKPTIYTLALVLISIIISIKFSRYLGLGAMVLSLIISYKSTDNFESLPFNISLITTELNQNQIWDRNTKNDIIKSNLNIIDQAILDGSRAVVLPESAFPLFLDRSQILLSELRQKSHQIAIITGALGASDNKLYNSTYIFDKGEVKRLDKLILVPFGEEIPLPNFIKNPINNIFFDSAVDYSKANGVSDYEIDGVKIRNAICYEATKDELFKYNPKFMIAISNNAWFSPSTQPNLQSKILKLKAFKHKTTIYHSINGSPSQMITP; encoded by the coding sequence ATGAAGTTAGCATTGAATTTTCTGCCATGTGAATCCTTTAAGAAAAAATTAGTTGCCTATTTTACATTAAAATTTATAATAAAAGGCTTTATGATCTCCATTTTGCTATCCCTTTTTATATTTTTGGATCTACTAAATTTAAAATATATAGCAAATTTAGGGCTTTTAAGTGCGATTATAGGTTTATATATCCTTTTAAAAAGCGATAGAAAAATTTGGTTTTGGAGTGGGTTTTTTATCGGATTATTTTGGTTTTATTGGATTAGTTTTAGTTTGATTTATTATAATTTTGGCTATCTTATACCTATTGAAATTTTGGGAATTTGTTTAATATATGGCTCTATATTTTTAGCTGTTAGTTGGCTAGAGAGTATCTATATCAAGTCTATTTTCTTGCTATTTGCTAGTTATGTGGCACCTTTTGGCTTTGATTGGTTGAATTTTGAATTGATATTTGTCGATACGCTTTTTAAGCCTACTATTTATACTCTTGCTTTGGTATTAATATCCATTATTATATCTATAAAATTTAGTAGATATTTAGGTCTTGGGGCTATGGTTTTATCTCTTATAATCAGCTATAAATCCACAGATAATTTTGAGAGTTTGCCCTTTAATATCTCACTTATCACAACCGAACTTAACCAAAATCAAATTTGGGATCGCAACACAAAAAACGATATCATTAAAAGCAATCTAAATATAATCGACCAAGCCATCTTGGATGGCTCTAGGGCTGTGGTTTTGCCTGAGAGTGCCTTTCCACTATTTTTGGATCGTAGCCAAATTCTACTTAGCGAACTTAGGCAAAAATCTCATCAAATAGCCATCATAACTGGTGCTTTGGGCGCTAGCGATAATAAGCTTTATAACTCAACTTATATCTTTGACAAAGGTGAGGTTAAAAGGCTTGATAAGCTTATTTTAGTGCCATTTGGCGAAGAGATTCCATTGCCAAATTTCATTAAAAATCCTATTAATAATATCTTTTTTGATTCAGCTGTGGATTATAGCAAAGCTAATGGGGTGAGTGATTATGAGATTGATGGAGTCAAAATACGAAATGCCATCTGCTACGAAGCTACCAAAGATGAGCTATTTAAGTATAATCCTAAATTTATGATAGCTATTAGCAATAATGCGTGGTTTAGCCCATCTACTCAGCCAAATTTACAATCCAAAATACTAAAATTAAAAGCCTTCAAGCACAAAACCACAATATATCATAGTATAAATGGCAGCCCTAGCCAGATGATAACCCCATAG
- the yajC gene encoding preprotein translocase subunit YajC, producing the protein MAENSMLTSLLPLVVLFAIFYFLVIRPQQKQQREHKNMLANLQKGDKIITNGGLVCEVVKPEDDFIKVKLNDDVIVRIDRNFVAKKLDKIESSDEK; encoded by the coding sequence ATGGCAGAAAATTCAATGCTAACTTCATTATTACCTCTTGTTGTATTGTTTGCAATATTCTATTTTTTGGTTATTAGACCACAGCAAAAGCAGCAGCGTGAGCATAAAAATATGCTAGCAAATCTCCAAAAAGGTGATAAAATCATCACAAATGGAGGCTTAGTATGCGAAGTGGTAAAACCAGAAGATGATTTTATCAAAGTTAAACTTAATGATGATGTAATTGTCCGCATTGATAGAAATTTTGTCGCCAAAAAATTAGACAAAATAGAGTCAAGTGATGAGAAGTAG
- the secD gene encoding protein translocase subunit SecD: MMRSRVTYRLIVFILALVFGIFFSIPSFTDSQNGKKVSLGLDLQGGLYMLLSVQTDAALISKIKSIASAIKYDTDKNDILVDRLKADESGISIALLDSDDIKKLDGILSKISGIEIQKDELNYRVLLTPQEKIDTAKYAVDQAVETIRNRLDQFGLAEPTVIKQGEDKILVELPGIKNAADEQRAMDLIAKSAHLQLMAVDEKRQDMAQTMNEDEAAAYGDLLLSDARNPRYKYLVNEIPVLDGSMLVDAKVAFDNQTNMPIINFTLNAQGAKIFGDFTGANVGKRLAIVLDNRVYSAPSINERIGGGSGQISGGFSVEEARDVAIALRSGALIAPVNLEEKRSIGPSLGQQSIDQSMVALSVGAILVLIFMVMVYGLAGVLANIALVVNIVLLIAVMALFGATLTLPGMAGILLTIGMAVDANVIINERIRELLKEGHNIHTCIQKGYQNAMSAIVDSNLTTLITSAALYAYGTGPVKGFAVTMSIGIVASMLTAILGTHGMFEFLSRKIEKGSSVLWFGYRIKRG; the protein is encoded by the coding sequence GTGATGAGAAGTAGGGTAACTTATAGGCTTATAGTTTTTATCCTTGCTTTAGTGTTTGGTATATTTTTTTCTATACCAAGCTTTACTGATAGTCAAAATGGTAAAAAGGTAAGCCTAGGGCTTGATTTACAAGGTGGTTTATATATGCTATTAAGCGTCCAAACAGACGCAGCCTTAATATCTAAAATCAAATCAATAGCTTCAGCTATCAAATACGATACTGATAAAAATGATATCTTAGTAGATAGATTAAAAGCCGATGAGAGCGGGATTAGTATAGCTCTTTTAGATAGTGATGATATCAAGAAATTAGATGGAATTTTATCTAAAATCAGTGGTATTGAAATTCAAAAAGATGAGCTAAATTACAGAGTTTTACTCACCCCGCAAGAGAAGATCGACACAGCCAAATACGCAGTAGATCAAGCAGTAGAGACTATCAGAAATCGCTTAGATCAATTTGGCTTGGCTGAGCCTACGGTGATTAAGCAAGGTGAAGATAAAATTTTAGTTGAACTTCCTGGTATTAAAAATGCAGCCGATGAGCAAAGAGCTATGGATTTGATAGCCAAATCAGCGCATTTACAGCTCATGGCAGTGGATGAAAAACGCCAAGATATGGCTCAAACTATGAACGAAGATGAGGCCGCAGCTTATGGAGATCTATTATTAAGCGATGCTAGAAATCCAAGATATAAGTATTTAGTTAATGAAATTCCAGTCTTAGATGGTAGTATGCTAGTAGATGCTAAGGTGGCATTTGATAATCAAACAAATATGCCAATTATAAATTTTACTCTAAATGCTCAAGGCGCTAAGATATTTGGGGATTTTACTGGGGCAAATGTAGGTAAAAGACTTGCTATAGTATTAGATAATAGAGTATATTCAGCTCCATCTATTAATGAGAGAATTGGCGGTGGAAGCGGTCAGATAAGTGGTGGATTTAGTGTAGAAGAGGCTAGAGATGTGGCTATAGCTTTAAGAAGCGGGGCATTGATAGCTCCTGTGAATTTAGAAGAGAAAAGAAGCATAGGCCCAAGCCTAGGTCAGCAAAGTATCGATCAAAGTATGGTGGCGCTATCTGTTGGTGCTATTTTGGTTTTGATATTTATGGTTATGGTGTATGGTCTAGCTGGAGTTTTGGCTAATATCGCTTTGGTTGTTAATATAGTGTTACTTATAGCGGTTATGGCTCTATTTGGTGCGACGCTTACACTTCCTGGTATGGCTGGTATTTTGCTTACTATCGGTATGGCCGTGGATGCCAATGTGATTATAAATGAGCGTATTAGAGAGCTTTTAAAAGAGGGTCACAATATCCACACTTGTATCCAAAAGGGCTATCAAAACGCTATGAGCGCTATCGTGGATTCGAATTTAACCACGCTTATAACTTCAGCTGCTCTATATGCTTATGGCACTGGGCCTGTAAAGGGCTTTGCTGTAACTATGAGTATAGGTATTGTAGCCTCTATGCTTACAGCTATTTTAGGTACCCATGGGATGTTTGAGTTTTTAAGTCGCAAGATAGAAAAGGGTAGTAGCGTGCTGTGGTTTGGTTATAGGATTAAAAGGGGCTAA
- the secF gene encoding protein translocase subunit SecF — translation MQIFDKSKIYNFMSIRWVMFALSGVLFFGSIALLFTKGLNYGIDFAGGTLIQVKYHDKDAPIDLIRQKFATNEILKNASITEFGSASEITIRYTTTSDSLGNNPGDFVADMLKGSGEFEIRRVDVVGPKIGSELRQKGIMAIVVSLILILIYIGIRFEWRFALAAIFSEIHDVVIVLGAISLLSIDVNLDTLAAVLTVLGYSLNDTIIIFDRIRERIRDSKFIELFGVINESVSLTLSRTLMTSVTTLLAVITLFFYGGDMIHGFSTIMIIGILIGTISSIFIAAPMLSWFRFSVESYRALIAAKELRKKEKEKIRAMYEKGRL, via the coding sequence ATGCAGATATTTGATAAGAGTAAAATATATAATTTTATGAGCATTAGATGGGTGATGTTTGCTCTTAGTGGTGTGCTGTTTTTTGGCTCTATTGCGCTTTTATTTACCAAGGGGTTAAATTATGGGATTGACTTTGCTGGTGGGACGCTAATTCAGGTTAAATATCATGATAAGGATGCGCCAATAGATTTGATTAGGCAGAAATTTGCCACTAATGAAATTTTGAAAAATGCTAGTATCACAGAGTTTGGTTCAGCTAGCGAAATCACCATTAGATATACCACAACTAGTGATAGTTTGGGCAATAATCCTGGGGATTTTGTGGCTGATATGCTTAAAGGTAGTGGGGAATTTGAGATTCGCCGAGTTGATGTAGTAGGGCCAAAAATCGGTAGTGAATTAAGGCAAAAAGGTATAATGGCTATTGTTGTTTCGCTTATTTTGATACTTATTTATATCGGTATTAGGTTTGAGTGGAGATTTGCACTAGCAGCTATATTTAGTGAAATTCACGATGTAGTTATCGTGCTTGGGGCTATTAGTTTGCTTAGTATTGATGTGAATTTAGATACCTTAGCGGCGGTTTTAACTGTTTTAGGATACTCGCTAAATGATACTATTATTATATTTGATAGGATTAGAGAGAGGATTAGAGATAGTAAATTTATAGAGCTATTTGGGGTGATTAATGAGTCTGTATCGCTTACTCTTTCTAGGACTTTGATGACTTCTGTGACTACGCTTTTAGCGGTGATTACGCTATTTTTCTATGGTGGAGATATGATACATGGATTTTCTACTATTATGATAATTGGCATTCTAATCGGCACTATAAGCTCGATTTTTATAGCAGCACCTATGCTAAGTTGGTTTAGATTTAGTGTTGAGAGTTATAGAGCGTTGATTGCTGCTAAGGAGCTAAGAAAAAAAGAGAAAGAGAAAATTCGCGCTATGTATGAAAAAGGCAGATTATAA